A genomic window from Polaribacter gangjinensis includes:
- a CDS encoding YfhO family protein → MNLKKFIPAIVAIIIFIAASVIYFHPVLKGQKIPQSDITQFQGMAKEISDFRSENDAEPYWTGASFSGMPAYQISAYYPNDFVRSLDSLIRFLPRPADYTFLYFLSFFVLMLALKVEWRLAILGSLAFGFSTYLIIIFIPGHNAKAHAIGYMPLVLAGILWIFQRKYILGFLVTGLAMALEIYANHIQMTYYLGFCLLILGIVEAIHAIKQKTLPEFLKQVSIILIAVILGVGANSSRLLAMKEYADESTRGKSELTINPDGSSKEATKGLDKDYITQFSYAKLETFNLVISRFMGGGTVEKLDKNSEFYKLIEEKAGKKIADDYSKQVLTYWGDQPIVEAPAYIGAVIFFLFFLGIFLVKGRLKQWLVAATVFSILLSWGRNFEFLTNFFIDYVPLYNKFRAVSSIQVIAELCVPILGILALKNFFSSEISMDEKKNSLKMAVYFFGGLIVFGFFAAHFSATFEGLRDDNYKDLPGLIDAVISDRKALLFSDSIRSIIFMFIAATLLWFVLQNKLKQVLVFVGLGLLILVDQISVNKRYLNEDDFVSARKVEKPFTASEADKLILEDKSHFRVANFSTNLMEDGATSYFHQSIGGYHAAKMRRYQELFEYQIAKQNMQVLNMLNTKYFMIPDDNGVLQVQQNPEINGNVWFVESLQKVQNATEEMNALDSLDTKNQAVIDVSKFSELKNYSVQKDSTASISLEKYGVTNLTYQSKSAKEQFAVFSEIYYDKGWNAYIDGKLVPHFRVNYVLRGLKIPAGNHMIIFKFEPKVIQQGSLISLSSYALLLLISVGWFFMRRKKKSNSEFFQ, encoded by the coding sequence ATGAATTTAAAGAAATTTATACCTGCCATTGTTGCAATCATTATTTTTATTGCTGCATCTGTTATTTATTTTCATCCTGTTTTAAAAGGACAAAAAATTCCACAATCAGATATTACTCAGTTTCAAGGAATGGCGAAGGAAATCAGCGATTTCAGATCAGAAAATGATGCAGAACCTTATTGGACAGGCGCTTCTTTTAGTGGCATGCCAGCCTATCAAATCAGCGCTTATTATCCCAATGATTTTGTAAGAAGTTTAGATAGTTTGATTCGTTTTTTACCAAGACCAGCTGATTATACTTTCTTGTATTTTCTGAGTTTTTTTGTGCTGATGTTGGCATTGAAAGTGGAATGGAGATTGGCAATTTTAGGGTCACTTGCTTTCGGATTTTCAACCTATTTGATTATTATTTTTATTCCAGGACACAATGCAAAAGCACATGCAATTGGTTATATGCCACTAGTTTTAGCAGGGATTTTATGGATTTTTCAAAGAAAATACATTCTAGGATTTTTAGTTACAGGTTTGGCAATGGCACTAGAAATCTACGCAAATCACATTCAAATGACCTATTATTTAGGGTTTTGTTTATTGATTTTAGGAATAGTAGAAGCAATTCATGCCATCAAACAAAAAACGCTTCCTGAATTTTTAAAACAAGTTTCAATCATTTTGATAGCAGTAATTTTAGGAGTTGGAGCAAATTCTTCAAGATTATTAGCAATGAAAGAATATGCAGATGAAAGTACGAGAGGAAAATCAGAATTGACAATCAATCCTGATGGAAGTTCAAAAGAAGCTACAAAAGGATTGGATAAAGATTATATTACGCAATTTAGCTATGCAAAATTAGAAACTTTCAATTTGGTTATTTCTCGTTTTATGGGAGGAGGAACTGTAGAAAAATTGGATAAAAATTCTGAATTTTATAAATTAATTGAAGAAAAAGCAGGCAAAAAAATAGCTGATGATTATTCAAAACAAGTACTTACGTACTGGGGAGATCAGCCAATTGTTGAAGCACCAGCCTACATTGGAGCTGTTATTTTCTTTTTGTTTTTCCTCGGAATTTTCTTAGTAAAAGGTCGATTAAAACAATGGTTAGTTGCGGCCACTGTATTTTCAATTTTGTTGAGTTGGGGACGAAATTTTGAGTTTTTGACCAACTTTTTCATTGATTATGTGCCTTTATATAACAAATTTAGAGCGGTTTCATCCATTCAAGTGATTGCAGAATTGTGTGTTCCTATTTTAGGAATTTTGGCATTGAAAAACTTCTTTTCATCAGAAATTTCAATGGATGAAAAGAAAAATTCGTTGAAAATGGCAGTGTACTTTTTTGGAGGTCTGATTGTATTTGGATTTTTTGCAGCTCATTTTTCTGCCACTTTTGAAGGTTTGAGAGATGATAATTACAAAGATTTACCTGGTTTAATTGATGCAGTAATTTCAGATAGAAAAGCTTTATTGTTTTCAGATTCCATTCGTTCTATCATTTTTATGTTTATTGCAGCAACACTTTTATGGTTTGTACTTCAAAATAAATTAAAGCAAGTGCTTGTTTTTGTTGGATTGGGATTGTTGATTTTAGTCGATCAAATTTCTGTTAATAAAAGATATTTGAATGAAGATGATTTTGTATCTGCCAGAAAAGTAGAAAAACCATTCACAGCTTCTGAAGCTGATAAATTGATTTTAGAAGACAAATCACATTTTAGAGTTGCCAATTTCTCCACAAATTTGATGGAAGATGGTGCAACTTCTTATTTTCATCAATCAATAGGAGGCTATCATGCTGCCAAAATGAGACGTTATCAAGAGCTATTTGAATATCAAATTGCCAAACAAAATATGCAAGTGTTGAACATGTTAAACACTAAATATTTTATGATTCCTGATGATAATGGCGTTTTACAAGTGCAACAAAATCCGGAAATAAATGGCAATGTTTGGTTTGTAGAATCTCTACAAAAAGTACAAAATGCTACTGAAGAGATGAATGCGTTAGATTCTTTAGATACTAAAAATCAAGCTGTTATTGATGTTTCAAAATTTTCTGAACTTAAAAATTACAGCGTACAAAAAGATTCAACTGCAAGTATTTCCTTAGAAAAATATGGTGTAACAAACCTAACCTATCAATCAAAATCAGCAAAAGAACAATTCGCAGTTTTTTCTGAAATATATTATGACAAAGGTTGGAACGCCTATATTGATGGAAAATTAGTGCCTCATTTTAGAGTGAATTATGTATTGAGGGGTCTAAAAATTCCTGCTGGAAATCATATGATTATTTTTAAGTTCGAGCCAAAAGTCATTCAGCAAGGAAGTTTAATTTCATTATCATCATACGCATTATTACTATTGATTTCTGTAGGATGGTTTTTTATGAGAAGAAAAAAGAAGTCAAATAGTGAGTTTTTTCAATAA
- a CDS encoding DUF4834 family protein has protein sequence MLIGLLRTILFIIFFYYVVKFLMRLFAPFLIKKVAEKMQQQANQQYGNQQQSTVKEGETVIDKAPRNQRQTKDDVGEYVDFEEIDKP, from the coding sequence ATGCTTATAGGTTTATTAAGAACAATCCTTTTTATCATTTTTTTTTATTACGTTGTTAAATTTTTAATGCGTTTATTTGCGCCTTTTTTAATCAAAAAAGTAGCTGAAAAAATGCAACAGCAAGCCAATCAACAATATGGAAATCAACAACAATCTACTGTAAAAGAAGGTGAAACTGTGATTGACAAAGCGCCAAGAAATCAACGTCAAACTAAAGATGATGTTGGCGAATATGTTGATTTTGAAGAAATAGACAAACCATGA
- a CDS encoding transporter: MKKPKILFAIVILFLGFESVFAQYTDVINSNKPGFSESPYSVGTGVYQFENSLFLRNLNTDNSFSVPKSFGFDMLFRTSFFLERLELNAQMSLQRDQIFSSINPSEKMNVTGFGRFVIGAKYLIFEQKYEDKSKEVRSWVRRNAFDKKRLIPSVAVYAGVNTDFVSENYKTGSMSPKFGILLQNDLTNEFNLITNIFYDKVGTDFPEFSYIITATQNFNQRWSGFIENQTIFQENFNHTNIGGGLAYLFTKNMQFNASARFLAEGNASGFYGSLGVSYRIDKHKDSFINVDDNGNEISDTPISRYNKKQGSFFSRIFGSKNKNQKKSNRKRTKRRRNN, encoded by the coding sequence ATGAAAAAACCAAAAATACTCTTTGCAATTGTGATTCTTTTTTTGGGTTTTGAAAGTGTTTTCGCACAATATACTGATGTTATCAACTCGAATAAACCAGGCTTTTCTGAGAGTCCTTATAGCGTTGGAACAGGTGTTTATCAATTTGAAAACAGCTTATTTTTGAGAAATTTAAATACTGATAATTCATTTTCAGTCCCAAAATCTTTTGGATTTGACATGCTTTTTAGAACTAGTTTTTTCTTAGAAAGATTGGAACTGAATGCCCAAATGTCATTGCAAAGAGATCAAATTTTTTCTTCCATAAATCCATCAGAAAAAATGAATGTTACTGGATTTGGACGATTTGTGATTGGCGCAAAATACCTGATTTTTGAGCAAAAATATGAGGATAAAAGCAAAGAAGTAAGAAGTTGGGTTCGTAGAAATGCTTTTGATAAAAAAAGATTGATTCCTTCAGTGGCAGTTTATGCAGGAGTTAACACCGATTTTGTATCCGAAAATTACAAAACTGGAAGCATGTCTCCTAAATTCGGAATTTTATTACAAAATGATTTAACGAACGAATTTAACTTAATCACCAACATTTTTTACGACAAAGTAGGTACTGATTTTCCTGAGTTTTCATACATCATAACTGCTACTCAAAACTTCAATCAACGTTGGTCAGGATTTATAGAAAATCAAACCATTTTTCAAGAAAATTTCAATCATACCAATATTGGTGGTGGATTAGCGTATTTATTTACAAAAAACATGCAATTCAATGCCTCAGCAAGATTTTTAGCAGAAGGAAATGCGAGTGGTTTTTACGGAAGTTTGGGAGTTTCTTATCGAATTGACAAACACAAAGACAGTTTTATAAATGTTGATGATAATGGCAATGAAATTTCTGACACGCCAATAAGTCGTTACAACAAAAAACAAGGCAGTTTTTTCAGTAGAATTTTTGGTTCAAAAAACAAAAATCAGAAGAAATCAAACCGAAAAAGAACTAAAAGAAGACGCAATAATTGA